The segment GGattcaaaatgagaaaattcGCTAAAAGATAGAGGTAGcccctattgatgaaaagatgaaggAAAATTGCTTAagatggtttggtcatgttTAGATGAGAGAAACTAATGCACCAATATGAAAGAGTGAATTGATCCAAGTTGAGGGAACGaaaaaaggtagaggaagaccaaaaatcaaattagtagaagtaataaaaaaggaCATGTTAATTAATGAAGTAACCGAGAGTATGACTTTAGATAGAGTAGAATGGAAGAAGAGATTACATATGACCGACCCTAACTAATTTGTCAAGGATCCATAGCTGACACCAAACTTTTGGGACTAAgggtttgtttgttgttgtatGGATAGGAGGTGATACTTATGGAATTTAGGATTGTAAACATTTATAACTAGTGGCTGTACATATATGCATTGTTCTTTACTGTTTTCTGGTTTCTTTTGAATATATTGAGCTTTTGTAAAGCTAGATTGTCCTTGTCTTCTGTTAAATTACGAGACTTTTGTcgttttctcattctttttctttgtggGTTATTTATTGAGTtccttttaatttgaaatttgattgaTGAACTTCTtcaattggttattttgtactTATATCTTTCACTACACAATAACTGTGAGTCCCCAGCCTGCCCCACCTGTGTGTGTGGGATTTGTGACTGCGAGACCTGGagaattgaagatttttttttactttgagagagagagagagagggggggggggggggatagaGTTTCATTCCCCTTGTGGTCAATCTTCATGGTTTTTTTAATTGTCCCTActgatatttataaaaattgtttgTGGGCTTTCTTCTCAGGGATTGGTACAATTTAGAGAAATCCAAGCGTGTGAAGGCATTTAGGTGTGGTGAGTTTGATGATTGTATTGAAAAAGCTGAATCCTCACAGGGCATGCCgataaagaaaagagagaaatatgcACGTCGAGAAGATGCTATTCTTCATGCTCTTGAACTTGAGAAGCAAATGTtagaaaaacaaggaaaattAGGCATAGAATCTGACCGCATGAACAGTAAATCATCTGGTGGTATGAAAAAGGGGTTTGTTGCTTCTTCCGAAAATTTTGGGGATGATAATGGAAAACTTGAAAATTCCAATTCACATCAGTTTCCTAGCGGGCTTGAAACATATCATAAAGACAAGACTATATTTGGTTCTATTTCTGCAAGGAAAGCCAAAGATGGAAATCAACTCAGTGGTGATGATGATCATTCTGAAACCATGCCTCGGATGAGAGGCTTGCAGGATTTTGGCCTGAGGATTGCCCCTCCCAAGCGGAGGCTTTCACCTTCTGCTGCTTCCAATGGTTCTCGGAAACCTACAACTGATAATCATGCTGATGCGCTTCCTAGTGGTGGTGATCTTAGCATGGGAAATGCAAGTCATGCAAATGGTAAAAATCCTTTTGACAAAAGGAAAAGATCAAATGAGGGGTTGACTGAGGAATTTTTTCTCAGGACACGTGATAAGAGCCGACCTCTTATTCAAGTTTTGCATAGTGCAAAATTAGGAGTCCCTCATACCTTGCGACCTGACTGTGGTACTGTTTCTACTTCTATTTCAGGAGTGGAGCAGATGGGAGCTGCTTTCCGAGCAAAGAGGAGCAGATGTGTGTACCTGGAAACAGAGCGTAGTGGTTCTTTGGATTACTTGGATTACAATGAAACTTCTCCAAACCAGAATGAGATGTCAGCTTCCCAGTTTGGGGTGGGTAACTATCATACTCATCCTGGTTCTTTGATTGAAGAGCACTCCTCTGGTTTTACAGAAGATGTTGAAACTGATTCTTCTGAAACTGATTCTTCCGAGTCTGAGTCTGATTCTTCTGCAACTGAACCAGATATGGATGAAGAAATGGCTATGCTATCAGGTTTAAGTCTTGCTAGTCTTAATTTCTGATCTCATGGCCACACTGTAATcattatctatctatctattaaAACTTGATTAACTATGTGGTTTACTGCTTTATATGTTCAAAAGATCCCACTTTTTTATGCTAGCTGATGATATCTGTCCtacttgaaaattttggtaACTTCTCTGCTGTTAACTAACCATATCTTGGTATATATTAGAAACAGTATAAATTctgttgaaatattttctgtTCTTATGTATGCTCACTTGTTCATGATGCCTTGACTTCTTATACTATTCAACACATGTAATAGGCACTTTGTCCTGGTAAATTACTGGGACTAAGGCCAACATGGTATCTTTAGTGGGGTTCCAATGACCTCTTAATGAATTTTGTCTTTCACTCTCAGTGTTAGTTCAACAAGAAATTTGGTATTTTTCATTGCTGCACCCAATTTTTGAACTCATTGAATCAGTTAAATTAGGTGTTCTGCAACTTTTGTGTTTATAAAGGGTGTTTGTAATGAACCTGTcggatttgattttatactctTCCTGTGGATCTCATAAGATGACACTTTAATATGATAAAGTAACATCAATAGAATTATATTCTCTTTAACCAGTTGCCATCATCATTTGCCAAGTAATACTTGATTGGAGACCAACAGTCCCAACCCCCATTTTGAATGGGAGCACAAACAGTAATGCCAATTGACTAGGTGGAATTTAAACATGTCCCCAATTCCACCCATAAAAGTAATCCTGTTGGACCTTATCTAGTCTATTGGCTAACCAATAGGCAACAAAAAAGAGACCTATAGTAGTAAGTTGGGAGGCTAAATAGGGTACTCTTTACTAATGTAAGCATTCCTCCTTTTGACAAATAAAGCTTTTTCCAGCTTGCAACATTTTTTCACGTACAGCTCATCACACCATCCCAAACAAGAAAGAAGAACCTAGAATTAACCCGAAATATGCCAAAGGAAGATGAGATACTGCTACCCCCAACAAATTGCCAACTAGTCACCTTTAGTTCCGAAATAGCttcaaaacaaataagaaaacatCTCCAGAATTGAAGATGATTCAGATCTGCTACACATAAAATTTAAGGTGCATCAGCAAAGGTTGGATGTTAGATCACCTGCAGATTAGTGTTAAAATTTCCCACAGTGAAAGAAGATAATTGCAccccctctccctctcctatCTTTTTCCCCCATCCATGACTGCTGGATGAGGAGGGAGTGGATCCCTCTATCATAGCCTCTCGAACTCCTAAGAAAACCACTTGGACTTTcgttaattaaaattaagaagtGAACAttcatatacaaaaataaatccaCCTTCTCCACTTTCTCCTTAAACCACATCGCACTAACATGTATTATAGAAATTTCCAGTTTATGTATTAGCTTTCTCCAATTCAATTTATATCACACCCCCTGAAACACCCAACCTTAGCATACTATCCAGACATTCAATTGCTATCAATACATaatctagttttatttttctgccTTTCATATAGGCTTTCTTTACATTCAACAGCagctttcctaaggcattctTCAAACAATTTGGCGAAAATTTATAGATACTGTCAACAAAACTAATGTGCCTTAAGTCCCTAGCACCCATTGCTCAAGTCTTATTTGGAGTGAGAGCATTAAAAGTAGcattaatgcttttttttttttaaacataccTTGCTCATGAAAAGTGTAAAATACCCTCatgtttattttcttctcctataatctTTGTACCAATGGTTTTGGGATCACACTGGGGATTTCATGCAAATGATCGTTGTTATTGTTCTTGATACTTGTACATGGCTATGGCTTGgctctttgaattttttctcatcAATCTCTAATTTTCTGGTGTTTTCATATGTTGCTTTTCCTACAGAAGCAGAATGGAATACTCGGGGAAGCATTAGCACTGAGGAGCATGATGAATCAGCATTTTCTGGGGACATGTCTCACCTTTATCACCATGACCATGTTTCTGCTAATGAAGCTGTGTCCAAATGGAAATTGAAAGGCAAAAGGAATACTCGAAATCTTACAAAAAGGTCTGCGGATACAAGTGATGGAAAAGGTTCCATTCATGGAACATATCCTGAAGAGAGGGGAAGTGGTTTGAGCCAACGGACATTGAGGCAGCATTTGAGTCTCCGTAGAGATGAAGATTTTGATTATAGTGTTGATGAGGATGATATAATTGAAAAGGATTTTGGGACTCAGAGGATTAAAGTGGATGGTAGAGACTCCTTGGTATCAAGAGCTGCATCCAGGGGTCGACATAGTGTTGATCATAATATATTTGATTGGGACTACACATGGGAGGATCAGCCTGCTTTTAAAGGATATTGGGGCATGAAAGGGGAGCGTTTTGATGCATATTTTGATGACAACCGTCAATTTGGTGGGAGGTCAAGATCCATGTTAGTAAATGTGGATTTGAAGGTCCAAGGAGGCTATCAAAAAGCGCCCGTGCCTATTGTTTCTCTGATGAGCAAGCTAAATGGGAAGGCAATTATAGGGCACCCAATTCAAATTGAAGCCCTAGAAGATGGTTCAGCTGAAACACTTCTTTCTACAGTTGATGATTTTGACAATGAAGTGTTTAACAATGAAAATACGGCACTTCAGCCAGCTTGGAGGACTGCAAGGAGGACAGCAAATGTTCGGGTTCCACGGCCTCATCTATCATCAGCATTGGATGGTGATGAAGCTCCCAACGATGTTCCTTTTTTAGATCAAGAAAGGAAAGTGccattcaagaaattaaatgcAGGCAGTTCTAGTCATAAATCAATCCTGGAGAGGAGTAGCCTCCCTCACATTCCTCGGCCTCCAACTGAAAAGAAGGTTTTGAAAAAGCAGCCAAAAAAAGGAAGCTTGTCAGCTAGTCAGAAGACTAGAACTCTGTCTTCAATAGCTACTGAACAGAATGTTAGTATCAAGCCAATAAATGATAGCAACAGTTATCAAGTTGATAGGCTGATAAAGGCAGAGTCATCTGGGCCCACTACAGTAGCTTGCATACCTGTTAAATTAGTATTTAGTAGGTTACTTGAGAAGATAAATAGGCCGCCATCAAAAGCAGCTAGTAATGCGGTTTTGTTGAATAGTGATGTGGTGAGAAATCAGTCATAGATTACATGTACATTTTCATATGGGAACAATAATCATATACTCCTAGCAGCCTAGCACAATAGATGTTGCTAATTTCTTCTTTCCGAGGACGCAACTCCAACACCAACTCTATTGATTGTCAGCATTGTGAAGGGGAAGATTTGCTGCCTTTTTTGAATAATGAGATGAAGCAAGAGGAAGAGACCATAGATAGTTAATATAAAAGCCAGTAACGGCACATTTGTTGGATATGAGTTTCTGAGGAATTGGAGAAAGAAAGTTCACATTAGCCAGAAACAAGGTAATTATAACTTATATGGATATAAGTAGGTACTTAGAAATTTACATTgatgaatgtataatttatttccGTTCTAGTTAATGTATCTACAAGTTTTTGgctaatttaaaaacaaaaaatagaaaaccttGAATAGTGGGAATCAACTTAGATACGTCATACATCCTGAATCTGTAATTCTGTTGAACAAATTTCATTGCAGTGAGAGAGAAGGTCCACTGTTTGGATTTCACTCATGTAAAATAGATACGTAGAATTCTTAGTTTGTCTGTAACTGCAAGACTTAGAAATGCATATGGGAATTATACAGAACTTGAAAGAACCTGTAATGGGGCTGAAAAGATTTATTTGTGTATAGATAGATATACAGGCCATTACTTGTAACGTGTTATTCTGTATGCAATTCTTGCCATAGTTTTTGACAGTGCGCGTTAACTTAGATCCTAAAATTCTCTGCCACAAAATTTTGGAAGGAATCCCTCAAAGATATCTCGAATATTCTCAGTTAGCAAAACggtattctttcttttccccATGGAAAATTTCATCATATTGCACTAGGGGGTCATTACAAAATGAAGAGGATCCTAAAATCTATCAATCACTTTGGCAGTGATTGTGAGACTTCCCAGTGAGGTACCAGTGTTCCATGCAAGCTTTTCTAAGACTTGCCAGTATCCATGGTCACAGTGGCAACGAAGTAAACTTTAGTCTTGCTCTCTACCTTGTAGCTGTCTGAGGTGCAAAAATTATGCcgttgcataaaaaaaaaaagaaataaataaacttaggatttatgattaattacatatattatgtatttaattatttctgtaattatttaagtgataataAACTGATAATTAGTTAAGTGAAAACTGCAAGTTCAATTATGAGGCTCACGGGTCACGGTCTTGaagattcatttttttcttttttaaaaccttttttttttttttggagaaagtttcttttttaaaacttgattgcAAAGAAAATCTGAATTATTACGCCACAATAATATCAgaattttccaaataaatatatattgtccCAATGATTAGTAGCGGTTTTGTTAGTTAGTAAAAGTCAGACCCCACTCCTCAAGATCAGGCCTATTTTCTCGCTGGATCCTCGCCTTTCACATTCATTAACGTGCTTTACAACCCAAACCTCCTTCACATTATCACATGAAATGATTCTCTTTGGCATCAATATAGCATCTATAATATTGAATATAAATTACAATTCTgctatatatatacctataGATTGAATTCTGATCTTCATCAACTTCAACCAACACAATCTCTGTGTCCCTAATGGAGATCAAACCCTTGCTTTCATGTTGCTTGTTAGAAacttttcttctcctctcttcttttccttcccTCTACTTTTCACACTCGACTCATGAGCTTTCCAATCGATTTCTTGCTAGTCGCCTATTACAAACCACTCCTCACAACACAAATCAACAATATTTGATACCCCACAACACTATAAGAGCAAAGCTTGGTCTCCCGCCTCTAACATGGAGCAAGAAACTAGCCGATTATGCGTCTTGGTGGGCTCACCAACGCCAAGGAGATTGTGCTTTGATTCATTCCAATAGCAACTATGGTGAAAACCTATTTTGGGGAAGTGGCAAGGATTGGAAACCCGGTGATGCTGTTGAAGCATGGGCTGCTGAAAGAAGTTACTACAACCATAACACAAATTCTTGTACTCAGAATAAAGATTGCCTGCACTATACCCAGATGATATGGAGGCAAAGCTTGAAGGTTGGTTGCGCAAAAGTGACATGTAGGAGTAAGGACACATTTATCACTTGTAACTATGATCCCCATGGTAATGTGATAGGTCAAAagcctttttaatttgttgtacATAATGAGAGGGGATTCATTATCTGTTGGGAGACTTCATACTTGTTTCATTTATTAATAATCATACATTGTGATATTAGGGTAATAACCAAAGCAGTTTGGCTCCAAGGTCCATGTGGACCATGTGATTGTAAACGTGGTTCTATAAATACATAATATATGGTCATATATATTTGGTCTTCATTCCTCTCCTTTTCTCCATTgccattacaaaatttattcaGAATCGAGAGTTTCTTTGTCCAAGCAACTAAATATGAGTAATAATGTCctattttaaaacaatttttttttctttagataaacATATAATAagtattccattttttttattatatagaaaCAATAGATTCGCTTCATGATAGTTGCTCTTATCATCCGACCAAGAGCATTTACAAGTTTAGTTATTTAGAACCCCACCGGCAGAAAGTGTTTCTTATATAAGTTTTATAAAAGTAGCAATAAAATTtgctttctatatatataaataggaaAACAATAGTAAGGCCGTAGAACCGGCCAAGCAATATAGATTACAACAATAATAAGGCGATGGAACCAGCCAAATagatcaaaataatttaaagtatagaacaaACTAAACACTGAAAGtagttattattgaaaatagatAACAATACTTACAGTAGATCTCAATAGGTTACAAGGTTGAAACAGTTCAATAGTTACAAAGCTTGTACTAGTTCTAGTTACAAGATTTGTAGGGAAATAGTGGTAGGAAATACTAGGTGGAAACAAGGAACTCTCTCTAGAAAAGGGCttctaaaaggaaaaagttCTAAAGAAAGAATTCTCAGTTAAacttaagggacaacccccttaaataggcaaaaattCGGACtgaacagtaaaagtgaacAATAAAAAGACAACAGTAATCGGTGAACAGTAATCTACGAACAGTAAAAAGTGAACagtgtttttcactttttggaCTCAAACATTCAGCAGCAAAATCTTATCATTTTCTTCAATCTAAAGTGCCAAGTCTTGCTGAAAGAGGACTTGAAAAGACCAAAAGCCTGAGGAAACTTCTTTTTTCAAAGAACATCATCATAAGCCTGAGGAAACTCCTTTTCCAAAGAGCATCTCAGTAGAGCATGGGTAATCAACAAAGCATTTCCAAAGAAGGCTTGAAAAGACAAAAAGTCAAAAGAATTTCCAAAACACCATCATGTAGAAGACTTTACGCATGGA is part of the Quercus robur chromosome 9, dhQueRobu3.1, whole genome shotgun sequence genome and harbors:
- the LOC126700104 gene encoding uncharacterized protein LOC126700104 isoform X2, which translates into the protein MENEGSGAGGCSAGSIVWVRRRNGSWWPGKILGPEELDTSHLTSPRSGTPVKLLGREDASVDWYNLEKSKRVKAFRCGEFDDCIEKAESSQGMPIKKREKYARREDAILHALELEKQMLEKQGKLGIESDRMNSKSSGGMKKGFVASSENFGDDNGKLENSNSHQFPSGLETYHKDKTIFGSISARKAKDGNQLSGDDDHSETMPRMRGLQDFGLRIAPPKRRLSPSAASNGSRKPTTDNHADALPSGGDLSMGNASHANGVEQMGAAFRAKRSRCVYLETERSGSLDYLDYNETSPNQNEMSASQFGVGNYHTHPGSLIEEHSSGFTEDVETDSSETDSSESESDSSATEPDMDEEMAMLSEAEWNTRGSISTEEHDESAFSGDMSHLYHHDHVSANEAVSKWKLKGKRNTRNLTKRSADTSDGKGSIHGTYPEERGSGLSQRTLRQHLSLRRDEDFDYSVDEDDIIEKDFGTQRIKVDGRDSLVSRAASRGRHSVDHNIFDWDYTWEDQPAFKGYWGMKGERFDAYFDDNRQFGGRSRSMLVNVDLKVQGGYQKAPVPIVSLMSKLNGKAIIGHPIQIEALEDGSAETLLSTVDDFDNEVFNNENTALQPAWRTARRTANVRVPRPHLSSALDGDEAPNDVPFLDQERKVPFKKLNAGSSSHKSILERSSLPHIPRPPTEKKVLKKQPKKGSLSASQKTRTLSSIATEQNVSIKPINDSNSYQVDRLIKAESSGPTTVACIPVKLVFSRLLEKINRPPSKAASNAVLLNSDVVRNQS
- the LOC126700104 gene encoding uncharacterized protein At1g51745 isoform X1, yielding MENEGSGAGGCSAGSIVWVRRRNGSWWPGKILGPEELDTSHLTSPRSGTPVKLLGREDASVDWYNLEKSKRVKAFRCGEFDDCIEKAESSQGMPIKKREKYARREDAILHALELEKQMLEKQGKLGIESDRMNSKSSGGMKKGFVASSENFGDDNGKLENSNSHQFPSGLETYHKDKTIFGSISARKAKDGNQLSGDDDHSETMPRMRGLQDFGLRIAPPKRRLSPSAASNGSRKPTTDNHADALPSGGDLSMGNASHANGKNPFDKRKRSNEGLTEEFFLRTRDKSRPLIQVLHSAKLGVPHTLRPDCGTVSTSISGVEQMGAAFRAKRSRCVYLETERSGSLDYLDYNETSPNQNEMSASQFGVGNYHTHPGSLIEEHSSGFTEDVETDSSETDSSESESDSSATEPDMDEEMAMLSEAEWNTRGSISTEEHDESAFSGDMSHLYHHDHVSANEAVSKWKLKGKRNTRNLTKRSADTSDGKGSIHGTYPEERGSGLSQRTLRQHLSLRRDEDFDYSVDEDDIIEKDFGTQRIKVDGRDSLVSRAASRGRHSVDHNIFDWDYTWEDQPAFKGYWGMKGERFDAYFDDNRQFGGRSRSMLVNVDLKVQGGYQKAPVPIVSLMSKLNGKAIIGHPIQIEALEDGSAETLLSTVDDFDNEVFNNENTALQPAWRTARRTANVRVPRPHLSSALDGDEAPNDVPFLDQERKVPFKKLNAGSSSHKSILERSSLPHIPRPPTEKKVLKKQPKKGSLSASQKTRTLSSIATEQNVSIKPINDSNSYQVDRLIKAESSGPTTVACIPVKLVFSRLLEKINRPPSKAASNAVLLNSDVVRNQS
- the LOC126699206 gene encoding pathogenesis-related protein PRB1-3-like — translated: MEIKPLLSCCLLETFLLLSSFPSLYFSHSTHELSNRFLASRLLQTTPHNTNQQYLIPHNTIRAKLGLPPLTWSKKLADYASWWAHQRQGDCALIHSNSNYGENLFWGSGKDWKPGDAVEAWAAERSYYNHNTNSCTQNKDCLHYTQMIWRQSLKVGCAKVTCRSKDTFITCNYDPHGNVIGQKPF